DNA sequence from the Candidatus Hydrogenedentota bacterium genome:
TTCTTGAAATGCCGAAGCAGTAGCTCGCTGCCAGCCTCGCGAGCGGTACCGGCCCCTCGTAGTGGAACACGTTGCGGGGGCGATTGAGAGCCGAATCCAAGAGACCCAGATCGCGGACGCCATCCGAGCCACCGTATCGCGCGATCTGCCGGCGATGGATCTCCAACGCCATGGGCGTCGTGATCCAGTGAGGTTCCGCGGCTGCGTGCTCCATCGCGCTATTCCGCGAGCCGTCTCAACGCATTGTCGTTTTCACGCATGACACGTTCGGCATGCGTCATTGCCAATTCGAAATCCGCGTCATGGGGAGATATGCGGACCCCATCGGGTGATTCCGTCAGATACACTTTGTCACCGTCTTTCAATTGGAGGCGTTCCAGAAAGTCTGGGGGCAGAATGATTCCGAACGAATCACCGATTTTCGTAATCGTCGTTTCCATGGCTCGTGCTCCTTTCGTTCGATTATAACACGGACGATATGCGCACTCGGGGCCGGTTCCGGGTCATCAGCTATCGCTGGCCAGCCGCTGGATGGCCGCGTCGGTCAGGGCGGATGCATAGAAGCGCACATCCGCAATCGCGCCCTGGTAGCCTTCGAGCTCGCCGAAGTTCGGGTTGCAGCCGAGGCCGACCCGCGTGGCCGAGGTCCTGAGTTCCTCGGGGACGGAGGTCTCGTGCGCCAGGTCGCCGTTGACATAGAGGCGCAGGCGGTTGCGCTCCTTGACGGCGGCGACATGGATCCACTCGCCTTCCGCCAATTCCGGGCCGGGACAGTGCGCGCCGCCCGCGTGTTGTTCAATATTCACCACGAGCCGCCGGTTCTGCACCGAGACCCGCAGCGGGTCGTCGGATCCCTGCGCCCAGGCGGAGAACACGTGATGCCAGCCGGCGTCGTTGGCCGCGAGGTTGTCCGGCGCGATCCACGCGCTGAAGGTGTAGTCCCGCGCCGGGAAGACGCCAATGTCATAGACCAGTTTGGTCTTCTGGCCGTCGAAATACAGCGCGCCGTTCTCGCGGCCATCGCGGCCGGGTACGGCGCGGGCGTGCTCGTTCACCACGAGTTTGCCAACGGACGCCGCGGACTTGCCCTGGAGCGCGGCGTCCAGGAGGAGCGCCGCCTCGGCGGCCGGGAGCGATGAGTCGATGCGGAAGTGGTAGGGACCATTGTTGCTGGCGCTCTGGCCGCCCGGACCCTGCGCCATTACGGTCCAATAGTAGTCCCCCGCGCTGGCGGAGGGCTCGAAGTAGGCCGCCGGCTGCGCGATATCGGTCTGCGTCGCCACCACGTCGCGCATGGCCGCATCCCGCGCAATCGTGAGCGTGTAGCGTATGTCACGCCCCGCCGCGCTCCATTGGAGGTACAGTGCGCCCGCCGGCAACGTGTCCCCGTTCCCCGGGCGGAGCAGAGCCACCGGCATGGGGGGCAGGTTCTGGATGGGCAGCCAGGACTGGTAGTAGGTTCCGTGTGCGCCCGCGGTCGCATAGTCGACCAGGCGCAGCGGACCGCTCGGGGTGTCCGTTTCCAGCAGCAGCATCGGCTGGAAGCGCGCGTCGGATGTCACGGGCTTCAGCGCGATCTCGGCGAGATCGAGCGCCGGCAGCTGCGCGGGCTCCAGCGTGTTGTGCTTCTGATCGTAGGCAAGCAGCAGCGGGCCGTGGTAGAGCGAGCCCCGGAAGTCCACGTAGCTGTCCCCCGGCAGAGCGCGCAGGCCCATGTCGAGTTCGAGGGTGATGGCGTCGCCCGGGGCCCACGTGCGCGCGAGCGGCAGGTAGGTTCCCGGGGAGACGTCCCGCACGCGTTCGCCATTCACGGATACCTCGGTATTGATCGACCACGCCGGAATACGCAAATGCAGCGTGGTTTCGGCGTCGCTTCCCGGCGTCACGACAATCGTTATCGCGCCATCGGACGGATAGGCGGTCTTCTGGTCAAAGCGCCAGGCGCCATGCCGCGCCGTGGCCGCTTCGATGCGTCCGGGCCCGTAGTAGTTGAGGTACAGGCCGTCCGCGCCCTCGAGCACACCCCAGTCCGCGATGATACTGAGGCCCCGCGCGCCATTGACCGAGCAGCAGTTGAGCTCCGGTGTGCCCTCGCGCGATTGGAAGACGATGCTGTGCGCCGACGCCGGACGCTTGCCGTCCATGGGCGTATCGTAGGTGCACCAGCGTCCGCTGGGATGCTCGTAGCCCAGCACGGTGTTCAAGGTCGCCAGTTCGATGGCGTCCGCAATCGCCGGATCGGCCTCGAGGCGCAACGCGTCCACGCTGTAGGCGATCCAGGCCACGGTGCAGCAGGTTTCGATCGCGCCCGGCTTGAAGGGATTGCCGACCGCGCCTTCGCCGGTGGAGAAGCTGCCCGCATTGTGGATATCCGTGGCGTGGATGCTGCGCCAGAAATGCAGCAGCGCATCGCGGTACGGCGCCTCGCCGGTAATCCGGTAGAACTCGCCGAGGCCCTGCATGCAATGCAGACTTTCCCAGCGCGGTTTCGGCGTTTTGTAAAACGGGATTCCGTCCAAGCCGGTCCGGAGGTAATCCCCCGCGGGCGGGACCTGCCAATCCTGCTCGATCTCGCGCATCATGCGGAAATAGCGGTCGTTCCCCGTCTCGCGGTGGAGGATACCCAGCGCGTGCATGATTGCCATGTTCATTTCGTGGCTGCCCGCGTCGTGCACGCGCCGCCCCGTGTCGAGGTAGGTGTCGCAGATCAGATTCGCCGCGCGGGTCGCCGCGTCCAGCGCGTCGTCGTCGCCTGTGGCCTTGTGCCAGGCGTGGAGCGCGTAGAGCACGTGGTAGTGCCCCCACAGATCCCAGTGGCCGAGCAGGCGTTCCTCTTGCCGGAAAGGGCCCAGGTAGCCCTCGGGGCTCTGGGTGGCGATCAGCTCGGCGACCGTCGTCTCCACGCGCTCCCGGAGCCGGGGATCATCGGTGAATTGCAGGAACTGCACCGCCGACTGAAGGTATTTCCCGATGAACTCGCCCGCCCAGGGAACCGGATTGTTGTAGGCCGGTTCGCGATCGCGGAGGCGGAACATTTCGAGCACCGCCGGGTTCGCGTCGGGCATTGGCAGCACCCAGTTCTCGATGACGGCCTCGGTCCGGCGCCCTACCTCGCCTTCCAGGCGCAGCCGGGTGTCGGGAATGGCCAGTTCCTCGCCAGGCGACGGCGCGGCGATCAGCACGCCCAGCGCGGCCAGCAGACAGATGCACAAGCCCATTGCGGCACTCCTCCTGTTACCCTTTCGGGTTCCGGGTCATCGTACCGCAATGCCGGCGGGGAATCCACCGGGCCGGCGCGCCCCTGCGCGCCGCTATCAGTTCGGGCGTTCTTCGTGAATCAGCCAGCCCTCGTCAAAGGCCACGTGCTTGATGTGGTAGCGGCGGTAGGTATAGCTCACGTGGATCATGCCGTCGCTTGACTGGATGATGCAGGGGTAGGAGAATTCGCCCCAGTCGGCCTCCAGCGTGCGCTGCTCTTCCCAGGTCATGCCGCCGTCGGTGGACTGGATGATGTTCAGCGGGTACCGGTCGGATTGATCGGTGTCGTTGTAGACGAGGAGCACCCGCCCGCTCTTCAGGCGCGTCATGGCGATGCCGGAACCGGGGTTCTTGAGATCGGTGCTGGAGGGCGCGCCCCAGGTGGCGCCGCCGTCGGTGGAGACAACCTGGGGGATCCGTGGCTTGTTGCGCATCAGCGCGAGAAGGTCGCCGTTGTCCCGCTGGATGACCGTCGGCTGGCTGCCGCCCGAGGCGAAGCCGCCCCGGGT
Encoded proteins:
- a CDS encoding type II toxin-antitoxin system death-on-curing family toxin, which encodes MEHAAAEPHWITTPMALEIHRRQIARYGGSDGVRDLGLLDSALNRPRNVFHYEGPVPLARLAASYCFGISRNHPFIDGNKRVSFVVASVFMLLNGFNVEASEDDVVETMLAVASGEMSEEALTDWFAHHVAPR
- a CDS encoding AbrB/MazE/SpoVT family DNA-binding domain-containing protein codes for the protein METTITKIGDSFGIILPPDFLERLQLKDGDKVYLTESPDGVRISPHDADFELAMTHAERVMRENDNALRRLAE
- a CDS encoding glycoside hydrolase family 127 protein, encoding MGLCICLLAALGVLIAAPSPGEELAIPDTRLRLEGEVGRRTEAVIENWVLPMPDANPAVLEMFRLRDREPAYNNPVPWAGEFIGKYLQSAVQFLQFTDDPRLRERVETTVAELIATQSPEGYLGPFRQEERLLGHWDLWGHYHVLYALHAWHKATGDDDALDAATRAANLICDTYLDTGRRVHDAGSHEMNMAIMHALGILHRETGNDRYFRMMREIEQDWQVPPAGDYLRTGLDGIPFYKTPKPRWESLHCMQGLGEFYRITGEAPYRDALLHFWRSIHATDIHNAGSFSTGEGAVGNPFKPGAIETCCTVAWIAYSVDALRLEADPAIADAIELATLNTVLGYEHPSGRWCTYDTPMDGKRPASAHSIVFQSREGTPELNCCSVNGARGLSIIADWGVLEGADGLYLNYYGPGRIEAATARHGAWRFDQKTAYPSDGAITIVVTPGSDAETTLHLRIPAWSINTEVSVNGERVRDVSPGTYLPLARTWAPGDAITLELDMGLRALPGDSYVDFRGSLYHGPLLLAYDQKHNTLEPAQLPALDLAEIALKPVTSDARFQPMLLLETDTPSGPLRLVDYATAGAHGTYYQSWLPIQNLPPMPVALLRPGNGDTLPAGALYLQWSAAGRDIRYTLTIARDAAMRDVVATQTDIAQPAAYFEPSASAGDYYWTVMAQGPGGQSASNNGPYHFRIDSSLPAAEAALLLDAALQGKSAASVGKLVVNEHARAVPGRDGRENGALYFDGQKTKLVYDIGVFPARDYTFSAWIAPDNLAANDAGWHHVFSAWAQGSDDPLRVSVQNRRLVVNIEQHAGGAHCPGPELAEGEWIHVAAVKERNRLRLYVNGDLAHETSVPEELRTSATRVGLGCNPNFGELEGYQGAIADVRFYASALTDAAIQRLASDS